One window from the genome of Panthera leo isolate Ple1 chromosome D3, P.leo_Ple1_pat1.1, whole genome shotgun sequence encodes:
- the LOC122203774 gene encoding heterogeneous nuclear ribonucleoprotein A1-like, which translates to MNGYNCEVRKALYKQEMASALSSQRGRNDSGNFDGDHGSGFGGNDNFGHGVTLVAAMVVVGYGGSGDGCIGFGKDGSHFGGGRSYNDFGNSNIQSSNSGPVKENHFGGRSFGPFGGGGPYSAKPQNQGGYGSSGSSYGSDRRFQFLSVNKA; encoded by the coding sequence ATGAATGGCTACAACTGTGAAGTGAGGAAAGCCCTATATAAGCAAGAGATGGCTAGTGCTTTGTCAAGCCAAAGAGGTCGAAATGATTCTGGAAACTTTGATGGTGATCATGGAAGTGGTTTTGGTGGGAATGACAACTTTGGTCATGGGGTGACTTTGGTGGCAGCCATGGTGGTGGTTGGAtatggtggcagtggggatggcTGCATTGGATTTGGTAAAGATGGTAGTCACTTTGGAGGTGGCAGAAGCTATAATGACTTTGGCAATTCCAATATTCAATCTTCAAATTCTGGACCCGTGAAAGAAAACCACTTTGGAGGCAGAAGCTTTGGGCCCTTTGGTGGTGGAGGACCATACTCTGCCAAACCACAAAACCAAGGTGGCTATGGCAGTTCTGGCAGTAGCTATGGCAGTGACAGAAGGTTTCAATTTCTGTCAGTAAATAAAgcttag